Proteins co-encoded in one Arachis stenosperma cultivar V10309 chromosome 7, arast.V10309.gnm1.PFL2, whole genome shotgun sequence genomic window:
- the LOC130941698 gene encoding ALA-interacting subunit 3 codes for MSSSGAAGAGSTDSTAARRNTKRPKYSKFTQQELPACKPILTPRAVISAFLLVSVVFVPVGVASLLASRKVVEIVYRYDSKCIPKNVTNKVAYIQSSADKACSITLNVTKHMKSPVYIYYQLDNFYQNHRRYVKSRSDEQLRKRGEENETSTCKPEDMVNGRAIVPCGLIAWSLFNDTYSFSVNKRNLTVNKKGISWKSDRNHKFGKDVFPKNFQNSSIIGGAHLNESIPLREQEDLIVWMRTAALPTFRKLYGKIEEDLKEGELVNVTLNNNYNTYSFNGKKKLVLSTTTWLGGKNDFLGIAYLTVGGLCFFLALAFTIVYFVKPRQLGDPSYLSWNRNPGGH; via the exons ATGTCATCTTCTGGTGCTGCTGGTGCTGGATCAACCGATTCCACAGCTGCAAGAAGAAACACCAAGCGGCCTAAGT ATTCAAAGTTTACACAGCAAGAACTTCCAGCGTGCAAGCCAATTCTTACGCCACGAGCG GTTATTTCGGCATTCTTGCTTGTTAGTGTTGTATTCGTCCCAGTTGGTGTTGCTTCATTACTCGCTTCACGAAAG GTTGTTGAAATTGTTTATAGGTATGATTCAAAGTGCATACCAAAGAATGTTACGAACAAGGTAGCATATATTCAAAGTTCTGCTGATAAAGCATGTAGCATAACACTCAAT GTGACCAAGCATATGAAGTCACCTGTTTACATTTACTATCAGCTTGACAACTTCTACCAGAATCATCGCCG GTATGTAAAAAGCCGAAGTGATGAGCAGTTGAGGAAGCGTGGTGAAGAGAACGAAACAAGTACTTGTAAGCCTGAAGATATGGTCAATGGAAGGGCAATTGTACCTTGTGGTCTTATAGCTTGGAGTCTATTCAATGACACATACAGCTTCTCTGTCAACAAAAGGAATTTGACGGTGAACAAGAAAGGCATTTCTTGGAAGAGTGATAGGAATCACAAATTTGGAAAAGATGTTTTCCCTAAAAACTTCCAGAATAGTTCTATTATAGGTGGTGCACATCTGAATGAATCCATACCA TTGAGAGAGCAGGAGGATCTTATTGTCTGGATGCGAACTGCTGCACTACCAACTTTTAGGAAGTTGTACGGAAAAATAGAGGAGGATCTGAAAGAAGGTGAACTCGTAAATGTAACATTGAACAACAACTATAACACATACAGTTTCAATGGCAAGAAGAAGCTTGTGTTGTCGACTACTACCTGGCTTGGTGGGAAGAATGACTTCCTTGGAATCGCCTACCTTACTGTTGGAGGATTGTGCTTCTTTTTGGCTTTGGCTTTTACCATTGTATATTTTGTTAAGCCAAG GCAACTTGGAGACCCTTCATATTTGTCATGGAATAGAAACCCAGGAGGGCATTGA